The Pseudomonadota bacterium nucleotide sequence AAAAGGATCAGGCTTAACACGTCTTGTGTTTTCCCTGGTTACGGTTACACTGATATAGTTATCCACATCAACAAAAACATGCCTTATCACATCAATGGAGGTTCTTGTAATAATACCTGTTTTTATTCCGTTACCTTTCAGATATTTTAGAACATCTCTTGTATAAGGATAAACATCTTTGTTCATTGACGATTCAAGTTCGAGGAATTTGAGCCGATCAAAGGCCTCTTTTTGAAATTCGGCGACTGCCTGTGCTCCATCAAGCTTCTCCTCAATCCTGTAAATCATCTCAATGATAAAATTGTCTTCTGTCTCTTTTATTATCTCTTCTGTCGTGTATCTTCTTGCAATATCGGCAATTTCTTCTCTTAAATGGGTAAAATCCAGGCTTAATGGCGTCAATGTACCGTCAAAATCGAAAATTATTGCTTTTATCATTATAAATCTTTTAAGCAGTCTAACGCCTTTGCAACTCCTGAACCCATCTGGAACTTATATCCCAGGTCTCGTAATGTAAATTCGAGGGCAGAGATCGCAGTTATTACATCGTATTTGTCGGCATAACCGAGGGTTGCAATTCTGAAGGCTTTGCCTTTCAACTGCCCCTGTCCGCCTGCCCCGGTAACTCCATGCTTTTTCCAGAGCGTCTTATAGATTGCCTGACCGTCAATCCCTTCAGGCGCACAAATAGCAGTTACAGCAGGACTCGGATTTTTAGCAAATATCTTTAAACCCATTGCCAATACCGCTTCGCGGGTTGCCTGTGCGAGACTGTCAATCCTTTTGTAAACATTCTCGAGCCCTTCCTCTCTTATAATCCGCAAAGACTCCCTTAAACCGATAATAAGTGAGATCGCAGGGGTAAAATTCGTCTGATTTTTCTGTAAATTTGCAAGTTCTTTTGCCCAGTTAAAATAAAATTTTGGAATTTTTGATGCCTTGTTGAATTCCCAGGCTTTATCGCTGACCCCCGCAAAAGCAAGTCCCGGTGGAAGCATCAGGGCTTTTTGAGAACCGCCGATGAGGATATCAATATTCCAGGCATCCATAGGCAGTTCAAATATGCCAACCCCTGTAATGCCGTCTACCACCATCAGGGTGTCAGGATAATCTTTTACGATAGTCGCAATCTCTTTGACAGGGAATTTTGCCCCGGTTGATGTTTCGGTGGCCTGCATATACACAGCCTTTATGTCAGTGTTGGCTTTCAGGGCCCTTTCTATATCAACAGGATCAAGGATGTCCCCCCATGGAATATCTATGTTTAATGTTTCAACACCGTAGACATTGCAAATATTGGTCCATCTTTCGCCGAATTTCCCGCTTCGTATACATAAAGCTTTATCTCCGGAGGAGAGCATGTTTGTTACAGCGCCTTCCATTGCGCCGGTGCCTGATGATGTAAATATCAAGACCTCATTCTTCGTTCCAAACAGATATTTAAGGTTTTCCCTTACGTCTTCCACTACTGTCTCGAAAAGCGGATTTCTGTGGTGAATCATCGGTTCAGCCATTTTTAAAAGCACTTCCGGCGGTATTGCGGTCGGTCCGGGTGCGAGCAGATATCTTTTTTGCACTATTACCTCCTCAATTTATGAGTTATGCTAAAATGCTTAAAATAATTGTTATTTTTTACCAAAAACTCGTTAAAAACACAAGAAAAATGCTGTACCCTCTGTGCTGTATCATAAGTGATATTATGACAGGAGTTGGTTTGGGAACTGCTCTGCCGGCAAGTCAATTAAGGTTCACAAAATGTTTTTATTGTGTTATATTTCCCAATATGGACAGGATATACTTCGACCACGCATCAACGACACCTGTAGACAGGCGGGTGCTTGATGCAATGCTTCCCTATTTCAGCGAACAGTTTGGAAACCCTTCATCAATCCTCATCGAGGAAGGCAGGGTTCCGAATAAGGCTGTAGATGAGGCACGGGAAACGTTAGCACAACTTGTGAATGCAGAAAGGGAAGAGATTATTTTTACCGGCTCAGCTACCGAATCGAATAACTTAGCCATAAAAGGATTAGCGCTTGCCAACAGAGATAAGGGGAAGAGAATACTCTTTTCCGATATTGAGCATTTTTCTGTTATGAATCAGGCAGATTTTTTAAGAAGTCTTGGATTTGAAGTTGATTTTATAAAGGTAGACAATTACGGTATAATTGACCTTGAAGATTTAAAAAACAAGGCAACTGACGATACAATACTTGTATCAATCATGCACGCCAACCTGGAAATAGGGACTATTGAGCCTATTGAAGAAATTGCCTTATTTTTGAAAGAACGGGATATCTTATTTCACTCCGATGGTACAGGGACCTGCGGCAGAATACCTGTTGACGTAAAAAAA carries:
- a CDS encoding alanine--glyoxylate aminotransferase family protein, whose translation is MQKRYLLAPGPTAIPPEVLLKMAEPMIHHRNPLFETVVEDVRENLKYLFGTKNEVLIFTSSGTGAMEGAVTNMLSSGDKALCIRSGKFGERWTNICNVYGVETLNIDIPWGDILDPVDIERALKANTDIKAVYMQATETSTGAKFPVKEIATIVKDYPDTLMVVDGITGVGIFELPMDAWNIDILIGGSQKALMLPPGLAFAGVSDKAWEFNKASKIPKFYFNWAKELANLQKNQTNFTPAISLIIGLRESLRIIREEGLENVYKRIDSLAQATREAVLAMGLKIFAKNPSPAVTAICAPEGIDGQAIYKTLWKKHGVTGAGGQGQLKGKAFRIATLGYADKYDVITAISALEFTLRDLGYKFQMGSGVAKALDCLKDL
- a CDS encoding HAD family hydrolase; this encodes MIKAIIFDFDGTLTPLSLDFTHLREEIADIARRYTTEEIIKETEDNFIIEMIYRIEEKLDGAQAVAEFQKEAFDRLKFLELESSMNKDVYPYTRDVLKYLKGNGIKTGIITRTSIDVIRHVFVDVDNYISVTVTRENTRRVKPDPFHAFEALRILDALPGESMMVGDHPTDVIAGKGAGMMTAGVLTGRTQREDFEKIGATFILYDIRDILNLKVLADSRT